Genomic segment of Pasteurella multocida subsp. multocida OH4807:
CTGGCTGATTCTGCTGTCCCTTCAATAAAAGCAACGCCCTCTTCTACTTTCACGACTACATTTTCAAGACCTGGATTGTCCTCGTGAATGTGTTTGGTTACGGCTTCTGCCGCATCTTCTGCTTTAGAAAAAAGTTTACGACCAATTTCACTGACAAAATCAAATAATCCCATAGTAAGTTCCTTTTGTTATTAAAAAATCTTTTCCACCTTAACCAAATCACCGCGCGAAGTCTATTAATAAGATGAATATTTACACTACTTGAAAATTCTTTCTTAAATTTGACCGCACTTTAAGCAACTTACGTTAGAATGTGTTTTTCAAACAAAGTAATCAAGGGTGTAAAGATGCGTTGGCGTGGTCGTAGAGAAAGTACAAATGTTGAGGATCGTCGTTCAAGTGGCAGTAACGTGAGAGGCGGTAAAAAAACAGGTATTTTAGGGCTGATTATTTTGTTAATTGGAGCTTATTATGGTGTCGATTTATCTGGCTTAGTCGGCACGCCCGATTTTAGTGCCCAGCAATCTCGAACGCTCAATTCACAAGAAGAAAATGAGCTAAATCGTTTATCACGCGTAGTATTAGCGGATACAGAAACCGTGTGGGGAAATTATTTTCTTCGCCAGAATCGGCATTACCAAGCACCTGTTATGGTGTTATACCAAGGTGCCACACATACTGCCTGTGGAACAGGGCAATCTGCAATGGGGCCTTTTTATTGTCCAAATGACAACAAAGTTTATCTTGATTTATCGTTCTACCACGATATGAAAACGCAATTAGGCGCAGGGGGCGAAGCCGCATTTGCTTACGTCATTGCACATGAAGTAGGGCACCATATTCAAAACCAGCTTGGTATCCTTTCTCAAGTCAATCGCTTACGTCAACAAAGCCATCAGACGGAAGCAAATCGTTTATCGGTAAAATTAGAATTACAAGCAGATTGTTTTGCTGGCGTTTGGGCACACCAAGCCTCAAAAACAGGTCTTTTTGAAACAGGTGATATAGAACGTGCCTTTCTTGCAGCAGAAGCTGTCGGCGATGATCGCTTACAAAAGCGTAGCCAAGGCTATGTCGTGCCTGACAGCTTTACTCATGGCACGTCAGCTCAACGTTTACAATGGTTTAAAGTTGGGTTAAATACAGGTGATCCTAACCAGTGCCATACCTTTCAATAAGATCGTCCATTTGCGGCTATTTGCATACAAGAAGATTCGATATTGTGCGCATGAAAAAATGAGGTTCTTTACAAAGAAATATTTTATCTTTAATCCGCCATAAAATAGACGTAAAAAAACATCAATCCACCAGTTAAATTAGAATAAAAAACCAATAATCAAAACAAATTTAATATTTATAACTTTAAAACAGATAAAAACAACACAGATAAAAAGATTAAACACTGAAATTTTATTTGACAGCTTATTTTTTATCAGTAAGATGAAAAACATCTCATTTTAAATAACGATGTCATTTTATGTTTAATATTATTTCTTTATCACTCAACTTACGCCTCTCACACTCGCTGTGCGGTTAAGTTGTGGATAAAAAAGAGTAAAAAATCCAGTTAATTTAACCCGCACTCACTAGGCGGGTTTTTTTATACAAATTTTCTAAAAATACACCGCACTTTAGTCAAAAAATAAAAGCAAGGACAACACTATGGCAAAAAACAACATCATCATTTTTGACACCACATTGCGTGACGGCGAGCAAGCCTTAAAAGCCAGTTTAACAGTAAAAGAAAAATTACAAATTGCATTGGCTTTAGAACGTTTAGGCGTTGATGTAATGGAAGTGGGCTTTCCCGTTTCTTCTGCGGGGGATTTTGAATCCGTGCAAACCATCGCTCGCCACATCAAAAACAGTCGCGTTTGTGCGTTATCTCGTGCAGTGGATAAAGATATTGATGCCGCAGCCGAAGCCTTAAAAGTGGCAGAAGCCTTCCGTATTCATACTTTCATTGCCACTTCAGCCTTACACGTCGAAGCAAAATTACGCCGCACTTTTGATGATGTGGTTGAGATGGCGATCCACGCTGTGAAACGCGCAAGAAATTATACAAATGATGTGGAATTTTCTTGCGAAGATGCGGGGCGCACAGGCATTGATAATATTTGTCGCATTGTGGAAGCAGCAATCAATGCGGGGGCGACGATAATCAATATTCCAGATACCGTAGGTTACACTTTACCAACTCAATTTGGCGACATTATCCACAACGTGATGAACCGGGTGCCAAACATCGACAAAGCGGTGATTTCTGTGCATTGCCACAATGATTTAGGTATGGCGACCGCCAACTCATTAACTGCCGTGCAATATGGAGCAAGACAAATTGAATGTACCATCAACGGTATCGGTGAACGTGCGGGCAATACCGCTTTGGAAGAAGTGGTGATGGCAATCAAAACACGCCAAGATATGTTCAAAGGTTTAGACACTCGCATTAACACACAAGAAATTCATCGCGTCAGCCAAATGGTCAGCCAGTTA
This window contains:
- a CDS encoding zinc protease (COG2321 Predicted metalloprotease); its protein translation is MRWRGRRESTNVEDRRSSGSNVRGGKKTGILGLIILLIGAYYGVDLSGLVGTPDFSAQQSRTLNSQEENELNRLSRVVLADTETVWGNYFLRQNRHYQAPVMVLYQGATHTACGTGQSAMGPFYCPNDNKVYLDLSFYHDMKTQLGAGGEAAFAYVIAHEVGHHIQNQLGILSQVNRLRQQSHQTEANRLSVKLELQADCFAGVWAHQASKTGLFETGDIERAFLAAEAVGDDRLQKRSQGYVVPDSFTHGTSAQRLQWFKVGLNTGDPNQCHTFQ
- a CDS encoding 2-isopropylmalate synthase (COG0119 Isopropylmalate/homocitrate/citramalate synthases), producing the protein MAKNNIIIFDTTLRDGEQALKASLTVKEKLQIALALERLGVDVMEVGFPVSSAGDFESVQTIARHIKNSRVCALSRAVDKDIDAAAEALKVAEAFRIHTFIATSALHVEAKLRRTFDDVVEMAIHAVKRARNYTNDVEFSCEDAGRTGIDNICRIVEAAINAGATIINIPDTVGYTLPTQFGDIIHNVMNRVPNIDKAVISVHCHNDLGMATANSLTAVQYGARQIECTINGIGERAGNTALEEVVMAIKTRQDMFKGLDTRINTQEIHRVSQMVSQLCNMPIQPNKAIVGSNAFAHSSGIHQDGMVKHKNTYEIMSPETIGLKKEKLNLTARSGRAAVRNHMQEMGYQDHDYDLDKLYDAFLKLADKKGQVFDYDLEALAFIDMQQGDEDRLTLDVITSQCISHLPASAFVQVELDGKKVSQVSSGGNGPVDAVYNAILAITGLDVKMLNYNLTAKGEGAEALGQVDIVVEHDGRRFHGVGLATDIVESSARALIHAINAIYRSQKVADLKLHKITGV